From one Nocardioides scoriae genomic stretch:
- a CDS encoding LytR C-terminal domain-containing protein yields the protein MNRRHVTTGVTLAVLVVVLGAMAVLGFRAATAPFPGTGSASGDDCTAAEKQTRTTVSRGQVQVSVFNGGTRSGLAGETLQKLEDAGFRGGNAGNAPEGETIRRAVVWTTEPDDTSARLVARAMGKGVPVRIVSQDLGPGVDVIVGDRFRAVDPSAPQKMELPAPVSTCVDVG from the coding sequence GTGAACCGCCGCCACGTCACGACCGGGGTGACCCTGGCCGTGCTCGTCGTCGTGCTCGGCGCCATGGCCGTGCTCGGCTTCCGGGCGGCGACCGCGCCGTTCCCGGGCACGGGCAGCGCCTCGGGCGACGACTGCACCGCGGCCGAGAAGCAGACCCGGACGACGGTCTCCCGCGGCCAGGTGCAGGTCAGCGTCTTCAACGGCGGCACCCGCTCGGGCCTCGCGGGCGAGACCCTGCAGAAGCTGGAGGACGCCGGCTTCCGGGGCGGCAACGCGGGCAACGCCCCGGAGGGCGAGACCATCCGCCGGGCCGTCGTGTGGACCACCGAGCCCGACGACACCTCCGCGAGGCTGGTCGCGCGCGCGATGGGCAAGGGCGTGCCGGTGCGGATCGTCTCGCAGGACCTCGGCCCCGGGGTCGACGTCATCGTCGGCGACCGGTTCCGGGCCGTGGACCCGTCGGCACCCCAGAAGATGGAGCTGCCCGCGCCCGTCTCCACCTGCGTCGACGTCGGCTGA
- a CDS encoding GNAT family N-acetyltransferase, with translation MSPAPHLSTPELTYVEDDTFDPWLRAVARGFQEEFHADETGLDRAVFANDRSFGFAVDGRWVATCGALSRALVVPGGASVPTAAVTVVTVHAPYRRRGLLTAMMRHQLEDVARRGEPLATLWASESLIYGRFGYGPAVTRAVLSGQTRKLDFLPDVRTAGSVDEVTREEFLALAAPLHERLRSSRPGTMARTGERGWDFATYDAEHVRGGASELRHVVHYDEAGQADGFATYRYKEEDDGAETASEVRIGELWAEEPTAHAGLWRYLLDLDLVRRFRLRSGPVDEPLRLLVRDARAVGTQVLDGLYVRVVDVAAALRARTYAAPLDVVLGVDDPLLPANSGRWRLTAAGQGAAATVERVDTEPDVSLGVLELGTVYLGGTRLSELHRVARVTEHTPGAVAAASVAFATDRAPWCPDFF, from the coding sequence ATGTCGCCCGCACCCCACCTGTCCACCCCGGAGCTGACCTACGTCGAGGACGACACCTTCGACCCCTGGCTGCGCGCCGTCGCGCGCGGCTTCCAGGAGGAGTTCCACGCCGACGAGACCGGCCTCGACCGGGCGGTGTTCGCCAACGACCGCAGCTTCGGGTTCGCCGTCGACGGCCGCTGGGTGGCGACCTGCGGGGCGCTGAGCCGGGCGCTGGTCGTGCCCGGCGGGGCGAGCGTGCCGACGGCGGCCGTGACCGTGGTGACCGTGCACGCGCCGTACCGCCGCCGCGGGCTGCTCACCGCGATGATGCGCCACCAGCTCGAGGACGTCGCCCGCCGCGGGGAGCCGCTGGCGACGCTGTGGGCCTCGGAGTCGCTGATCTACGGCCGCTTCGGCTACGGCCCCGCGGTGACCCGCGCGGTGCTGTCGGGCCAGACCCGCAAGCTCGACTTCCTGCCCGACGTCCGCACCGCCGGCTCGGTCGACGAGGTCACCCGCGAGGAGTTCCTCGCCCTGGCCGCGCCGCTGCACGAGCGGCTGCGGTCCTCGCGACCCGGCACCATGGCCCGCACCGGCGAGCGTGGCTGGGACTTCGCGACGTACGACGCGGAGCACGTGCGCGGCGGGGCCAGCGAGCTGCGCCACGTCGTCCACTACGACGAGGCGGGCCAGGCCGACGGCTTCGCGACGTACCGCTACAAGGAGGAGGACGACGGCGCCGAGACCGCCAGCGAGGTCCGCATCGGCGAGCTGTGGGCCGAGGAGCCGACGGCGCACGCGGGGCTGTGGCGCTACCTGCTCGACCTCGACCTGGTGCGCCGCTTCCGGCTGCGCAGCGGTCCCGTCGACGAGCCGCTGCGCCTGCTCGTCCGCGACGCCCGAGCGGTCGGCACCCAGGTCCTCGACGGCCTCTACGTGCGGGTGGTGGACGTCGCGGCGGCGCTGCGCGCACGCACGTACGCCGCCCCGCTCGACGTCGTCCTGGGGGTCGACGACCCCCTCCTCCCCGCCAACTCCGGCCGCTGGCGGCTGACGGCCGCGGGCCAGGGCGCCGCCGCAACGGTCGAGCGCGTGGACACCGAACCCGACGTCTCCCTGGGCGTCCTCGAGCTCGGCACCGTCTACCTCGGCGGCACCCGGCTTTCCGAGCTGCACCGCGTCGCCCGCGTCACCGAGCACACCCCCGGCGCCGTCGCCGCCGCCTCCGTCGCCTTCGCCACCGACCGGGCGCCCTGGTGCCCGGACTTCTTCTGA
- a CDS encoding potassium/proton antiporter: MTLDVHELDRLLLVGAGVLLLAILAVRVSVRAGLPSLLIYLFMGVALGEAGLGVRFDDAELAHALGFAALVLILAEGGLTTPWPEIRPVMRIGVSLATLGVAVSVLAMALVGHYVLGLSWQLAVLLGAVTSPTDAAAVFSVLRRVPLPRRLTGSLEAESGLNDAPTVVLVTIVSAGGSHGALGFVGEIAFELVLGVLGGVVVGAGGAWLLRRSALPASGLYPLAVLSFTVLAYAGTATLHGSGFAAVYVAALILGNAELPHRAATRSFSEGVAWLAQIGLFVMLGLLAAPGRISVETVVIAVLAVLALTFVARPLSVAVATVVQPVTWREGAFLSWAGLRGAVPIVLTTIPLADAVDGAQQLFDIVFVMVVLDTLVTGPTLPWVARVLGVARRNEPRDLEVEAAPLERIAADLLQVTISPKSLMHGVEVGELRLPSGASVALIVRDGATLVPERRTVLRRGDDVLVVTPRADREATEQRLRAVSVGGRLAQWLGRTPPH, from the coding sequence GTGACACTCGACGTGCACGAGCTGGACCGCTTGCTGCTGGTCGGTGCGGGCGTGCTGCTCCTGGCCATCCTCGCGGTCCGAGTGAGCGTGCGGGCCGGTCTGCCGAGCCTGCTGATCTACCTGTTCATGGGCGTCGCCCTGGGCGAGGCCGGGCTCGGCGTCCGCTTCGACGACGCGGAGCTGGCCCACGCCCTCGGCTTCGCCGCCCTGGTGCTGATCCTGGCCGAGGGCGGGCTCACGACCCCGTGGCCGGAGATCCGGCCGGTGATGCGGATCGGGGTGTCGCTGGCGACCCTGGGGGTCGCCGTGAGCGTGCTCGCGATGGCGCTGGTGGGGCACTACGTCCTGGGCCTGAGCTGGCAGCTGGCCGTGCTGCTCGGGGCCGTCACCTCGCCGACCGACGCAGCGGCGGTGTTCTCGGTGCTGCGGCGGGTGCCGCTGCCCCGCCGCCTCACCGGGTCGCTCGAGGCCGAGTCGGGCCTCAACGACGCCCCCACCGTGGTGCTGGTGACCATCGTCAGCGCGGGCGGCAGCCACGGTGCGCTCGGGTTCGTGGGCGAGATCGCGTTCGAGCTGGTCCTGGGCGTCCTCGGCGGCGTCGTGGTGGGCGCCGGGGGCGCGTGGCTGCTGCGCCGCTCGGCCCTGCCCGCCTCGGGCCTCTACCCGCTGGCGGTGCTCTCCTTCACCGTCCTGGCGTACGCCGGCACGGCCACCCTGCACGGCTCCGGCTTCGCCGCGGTGTACGTCGCCGCGCTGATCCTCGGCAACGCCGAGCTGCCCCACCGCGCGGCCACGCGGTCGTTCTCTGAGGGCGTGGCGTGGCTGGCGCAGATCGGGCTGTTCGTGATGCTCGGCCTGCTCGCGGCCCCGGGCCGGATCTCGGTGGAGACGGTCGTGATCGCGGTGCTGGCCGTGCTCGCGCTGACCTTCGTCGCCCGGCCGCTGTCGGTGGCCGTCGCGACCGTCGTGCAGCCGGTGACCTGGCGGGAGGGGGCGTTCCTGTCGTGGGCGGGCCTGCGCGGCGCGGTGCCGATCGTGCTCACCACCATCCCGCTGGCCGACGCCGTCGACGGTGCCCAGCAGCTGTTCGACATCGTCTTCGTGATGGTCGTCCTCGACACCCTGGTGACCGGTCCGACGCTGCCGTGGGTGGCCCGGGTGCTGGGGGTGGCGCGCCGCAACGAGCCGCGCGACCTGGAGGTCGAGGCGGCCCCGCTGGAGCGGATCGCGGCCGACCTGCTCCAGGTGACCATCTCGCCGAAGTCGCTGATGCACGGCGTGGAGGTGGGAGAGCTCCGCCTGCCCTCGGGTGCCTCGGTGGCGCTGATCGTGCGCGACGGGGCCACGCTCGTGCCGGAGCGGCGCACGGTCCTGCGCCGCGGCGACGACGTCCTGGTCGTCACCCCCCGTGCCGACCGCGAGGCGACCGAGCAGCGGCTGCGCGCGGTCTCGGTCGGCGGCCGGCTCGCCCAGTGGCTGGGGCGCACCCCGCCGCACTGA
- a CDS encoding helicase HerA-like domain-containing protein translates to MSEPSSPAAADAADPIVEAVRPGYAFEGAALELGGLMLDETRLSDVRIRIPLAMVNRHGLVAGATGTGKTKTLQLLAEQLSAQGVPVFAADIKGDLSGLSAPGATSPKIVDRAASVGQQWVATGHPVEFYALGGEGTGIPLRVTMTAFGPTLLSKVLGLNDTQESSLGLVFHYADRAGLPLLDLADLREVVKFLTSDEGKADLKDLGGLSAATAGVILRELIAFSDQGADAFFGEPEFETADLLRTTAEGVGVISLVELPRLQDRPALFSTFLMWLLADLFHDLPEVGDVDKPKLVFFFDEAHLLFNDASKAFLDSVAQTVRLIRSKGVGVFFVTQSPTDVPDAVLAQLGSRVQHQLRAATPNDAKALKQTVATYPHSAYDDLGRVILSLGIGEAVVTVMSERGAPTPVAWTRLRAPQSLMGPADTAAMEQAVTGSTLHAKYAAAVDRESAREILAGKLEQGAAKARAEQEAAEDAKARREQDTAEDRLRREAERATRSRPRSTRSSRQDKTVVEEVMGSTAFKQVVRTAAREIVRGMFRTGRR, encoded by the coding sequence ATGAGCGAGCCCAGCAGCCCCGCCGCCGCAGACGCCGCCGACCCGATCGTCGAGGCGGTGCGTCCGGGCTACGCCTTCGAGGGCGCCGCGCTCGAGCTCGGCGGGCTGATGCTCGACGAGACCCGCCTCAGCGACGTCCGCATCCGGATCCCGCTCGCCATGGTCAACCGCCACGGCCTGGTCGCCGGGGCGACCGGCACCGGCAAGACCAAGACCCTGCAGCTGCTCGCGGAGCAGCTCTCGGCGCAGGGGGTGCCGGTCTTCGCCGCCGACATCAAGGGCGACCTGTCCGGCCTCTCGGCCCCCGGGGCGACCAGCCCCAAGATCGTCGACCGGGCCGCCTCGGTCGGTCAGCAGTGGGTGGCCACCGGCCACCCGGTCGAGTTCTACGCCCTGGGCGGCGAGGGCACCGGCATCCCGCTGCGGGTCACCATGACGGCCTTCGGGCCGACGCTGCTCAGCAAGGTCCTCGGCCTCAACGACACGCAGGAGTCCTCGCTGGGCCTGGTCTTCCACTACGCCGACCGGGCCGGCCTGCCGCTGCTCGACCTCGCCGACCTGCGCGAGGTCGTCAAGTTCCTCACCTCCGACGAGGGCAAGGCCGACCTCAAGGACCTCGGCGGCCTGTCCGCGGCCACGGCCGGGGTGATCCTGCGCGAGCTGATCGCCTTCTCCGACCAGGGCGCCGACGCGTTCTTCGGCGAGCCGGAGTTCGAGACCGCCGACCTGCTGCGCACCACGGCCGAGGGCGTCGGGGTGATCTCGCTGGTCGAGCTGCCGCGCCTCCAGGACCGCCCGGCGCTGTTCTCCACCTTCTTGATGTGGCTGCTGGCCGACCTGTTCCACGACCTGCCCGAGGTCGGCGACGTCGACAAGCCCAAGCTGGTGTTCTTCTTCGACGAGGCCCACCTGCTGTTCAACGACGCCTCCAAGGCGTTCCTCGACTCCGTCGCCCAGACCGTCCGGCTGATCCGCTCCAAGGGCGTCGGCGTCTTCTTCGTGACCCAGTCGCCGACCGACGTGCCCGACGCCGTGCTGGCCCAGCTCGGCTCGCGGGTGCAGCACCAGCTGCGGGCCGCGACGCCCAACGACGCCAAGGCGCTCAAGCAGACGGTCGCGACCTACCCCCACTCGGCGTACGACGACCTCGGCCGCGTGATCCTCTCGCTCGGCATCGGCGAGGCCGTCGTGACGGTGATGAGCGAGCGCGGGGCCCCGACCCCGGTGGCCTGGACCCGGTTGCGCGCCCCGCAGTCGCTCATGGGCCCGGCCGACACGGCCGCCATGGAGCAGGCCGTGACGGGCTCTACGCTGCACGCGAAGTACGCCGCCGCCGTCGACCGCGAGTCGGCCCGCGAGATCCTCGCCGGCAAGCTCGAGCAGGGCGCCGCCAAGGCCCGGGCCGAGCAGGAGGCCGCCGAGGACGCGAAGGCCCGCCGGGAGCAGGACACCGCGGAGGACCGGCTGCGACGCGAGGCCGAGCGCGCCACCCGGTCCCGCCCCCGCTCGACGCGGTCGTCGCGCCAGGACAAGACGGTCGTCGAGGAGGTCATGGGCTCCACCGCCTTCAAGCAGGTCGTGCGCACCGCCGCCCGCGAGATCGTGCGCGGCATGTTCCGCACGGGCCGCCGCTAG
- a CDS encoding sensor histidine kinase — MAAGTAPRAALAATRRGLLLPLCLVGGLMSVGTLATALSAGPLPGSGAHVLALGTGLVGVLTWLALARPREQTSPAVAVALVVTTLAFQVTTVASEGPLLFFTQIGLALALLADVVALGAALLVPLVVVCLGAGVLLETPDDVVDSYVLLALNVAMLATAQALVSTLLATARRTDTTTRELTAVEVERQRRELARTFEGRVRRVLHDDVLAALRSVIDTPVPPGPAGEQQADGVRRECARALDALDEAAGAGPATGAAPDAGGPTPLEGVLDRLVRASPVDVDLDLDPAVAAVRVPAEVLEALEGAAGEAMRNVDRHAGVDRARLRVSPVATGLRVVVEDAGTGVPAGPDEAPGFGLTESIGSRLVEVGGAAEVGPRPGGGTRVELRWPAPAAPSSRAARRSATLRATYEGAVTHTGMLQVLGRIAYPLLAGHLVVALTYSHDAPHPVLLHLAAAAYAVWTWACVRRLRERPPTLRMGVAYAVAAPLSVLVVLPLTGPGTTEGFASWPISIATVPMVLLVFTLPRRYVALYTLPSLLVVVALVARDPEASLVGSLGALNATTTPVVISSLFGGAIRASGRRLGRERRELARTQARERSAELLEAARRRHLEHARSDVAPFMRDVATGVLPLTEEVRDRARALALETRDHLYAPGFFDEEGRRRARGFRDRGGRLDLRAGVSDELLPTAPRALLGELLASLPGHHRVTLSPPTPISAGRLSVVPSVPADDLSRWRRAFPALSWQHDDFVTTALFEVTRPDADRGPRSGGAAPPPATATQVP; from the coding sequence ATGGCGGCAGGAACCGCTCCCCGCGCCGCGCTCGCGGCCACCCGTCGCGGGCTGCTCCTGCCGCTGTGCCTGGTGGGCGGGCTGATGTCGGTCGGCACGCTCGCGACCGCCCTCTCCGCGGGCCCGCTCCCCGGGAGCGGCGCGCACGTGCTCGCGCTCGGCACCGGCCTGGTCGGCGTGCTCACCTGGCTCGCGCTGGCCCGGCCCCGCGAGCAGACCTCGCCCGCGGTCGCGGTGGCGCTGGTGGTGACGACGCTGGCCTTCCAGGTCACCACCGTGGCCAGCGAGGGACCGCTGCTGTTCTTCACCCAGATCGGCCTCGCGCTCGCGCTGCTGGCCGACGTCGTGGCCCTGGGCGCCGCACTGCTGGTGCCGCTGGTGGTGGTCTGCCTGGGCGCCGGGGTGCTGCTGGAGACGCCCGACGACGTGGTCGACTCCTACGTCCTGCTCGCCCTCAACGTCGCCATGCTGGCCACGGCCCAGGCGCTGGTCAGCACGCTCCTCGCCACCGCCCGGCGCACCGACACCACCACCCGCGAGCTGACGGCCGTCGAGGTCGAGCGGCAGCGGCGCGAGCTGGCCCGCACCTTCGAGGGCCGGGTGCGGCGGGTGCTCCACGACGACGTGCTGGCCGCCCTGCGCTCGGTGATCGACACCCCGGTGCCGCCGGGACCGGCGGGCGAGCAGCAGGCCGACGGCGTACGACGCGAGTGCGCGCGGGCGCTGGACGCGCTCGACGAGGCGGCCGGCGCCGGACCCGCGACCGGTGCCGCTCCGGACGCCGGTGGCCCCACCCCGCTCGAGGGGGTGCTCGACCGGCTGGTGCGCGCCAGCCCGGTCGACGTGGATCTCGACCTCGACCCGGCCGTGGCCGCGGTGCGGGTGCCGGCCGAGGTCCTGGAGGCGCTGGAGGGGGCGGCGGGCGAGGCGATGCGCAACGTCGACCGCCACGCCGGGGTCGACCGGGCCCGGCTGCGGGTCTCCCCCGTCGCCACGGGCCTGCGGGTCGTCGTCGAGGACGCGGGCACCGGGGTCCCGGCCGGACCCGACGAGGCTCCCGGCTTCGGGCTCACGGAGTCCATCGGCTCCCGGCTCGTCGAGGTCGGCGGCGCGGCGGAGGTCGGGCCCCGGCCCGGCGGCGGCACCCGGGTCGAGCTGCGCTGGCCGGCCCCGGCGGCGCCGTCGTCGCGCGCGGCCCGCCGCTCGGCGACGCTGCGCGCGACCTACGAGGGCGCGGTCACGCACACCGGGATGCTGCAGGTGCTGGGGCGCATCGCCTACCCGCTGCTGGCCGGCCACCTGGTCGTGGCCCTGACCTACAGCCACGACGCACCGCACCCGGTCCTGCTCCACCTCGCGGCGGCGGCGTACGCCGTGTGGACCTGGGCGTGCGTGCGCCGCCTGCGCGAGCGCCCACCGACCCTGCGGATGGGCGTGGCGTACGCCGTGGCGGCGCCGCTGTCCGTGCTCGTGGTGCTGCCGCTGACCGGGCCGGGGACCACCGAGGGCTTCGCGTCCTGGCCGATCAGCATCGCCACGGTGCCGATGGTGCTGCTGGTGTTCACGCTGCCGCGCCGCTACGTCGCGCTCTACACCCTGCCGAGCCTGCTGGTCGTGGTGGCGCTGGTGGCCCGCGACCCGGAGGCGAGCCTGGTCGGGTCGCTGGGCGCGCTCAACGCGACCACCACGCCGGTGGTGATCTCGTCGCTGTTCGGCGGCGCCATCCGGGCCAGCGGCCGACGGCTGGGCCGCGAGCGCCGGGAGCTGGCCCGCACCCAGGCCCGGGAGCGCAGCGCCGAGCTGCTCGAGGCGGCCCGCCGGCGCCACCTCGAGCACGCTCGCAGCGACGTGGCGCCGTTCATGCGCGACGTGGCCACCGGTGTGCTGCCGCTGACCGAGGAGGTCCGCGACCGGGCCCGGGCGCTCGCGCTGGAGACCCGCGACCACCTCTACGCGCCCGGCTTCTTCGACGAGGAGGGACGCCGCCGGGCCCGGGGCTTCCGCGACCGCGGCGGCCGCCTCGACCTGCGCGCGGGCGTCAGCGACGAGCTGCTCCCGACCGCGCCCCGCGCGCTGCTGGGCGAGCTCCTGGCCTCGCTGCCCGGCCACCACCGGGTGACGCTCTCGCCGCCCACGCCGATCTCCGCGGGCCGCCTCAGCGTGGTGCCGTCGGTGCCGGCCGACGACCTGTCGCGCTGGCGACGGGCCTTCCCCGCGCTCTCCTGGCAGCACGACGACTTCGTGACCACGGCGCTGTTCGAGGTGACCAGGCCCGACGCCGACCGGGGCCCCCGATCGGGGGGTGCTGCCCCGCCCCCCGCGACCGCTACCCAGGTGCCATGA
- a CDS encoding pyridoxal phosphate-dependent aminotransferase, with product MTLLPRLQVATRADVPPFHVMDLLAAAQRRQLSHGDLVNCVAGQPSTGAPRAVREEAKRLLDQDVLGYTVSTGIPNLRQAVADHHRRTSGIEVDLDDVILTTGSSGGFLLAFLASFEPGDRVVMARPGYACYRNVLAALGCEVVEVDCGLETRFQPTVELLDAVEGPIAGLVIASPANPTGTMVAPDELAGIAAWCEARGVRLVSDEIYHGITYGDPADPATVATSSAWETSRTGVVFGSFSKYFSMTGWRLGWMLVPEDLRRPVEVLTGNFTICPPALSQHAALAAFTPESYAELDGHVARYAANRRLLLDRLPALGIDRLAPADGAFYVYADIGHLLERDGDSYAWCLRLLAETGVATAPGRDFDTRRGDEFVRLSFAGGTAEIAEGLDRLAAWLPTSA from the coding sequence ATGACCCTCCTCCCCCGCCTCCAGGTCGCCACCCGAGCCGACGTGCCGCCGTTCCACGTGATGGACCTGCTCGCGGCCGCCCAGCGCCGTCAGCTGTCGCACGGCGACCTGGTCAACTGCGTCGCCGGGCAGCCCTCGACGGGGGCGCCGCGGGCCGTGCGCGAGGAGGCCAAGCGGCTGCTCGACCAGGACGTGCTCGGCTACACCGTCTCGACCGGCATCCCCAACCTGCGCCAGGCCGTCGCCGACCACCACCGGCGCACGAGCGGCATCGAGGTCGACCTCGACGACGTCATCCTCACGACCGGCTCCTCCGGCGGCTTCCTGCTGGCCTTCCTGGCCTCCTTCGAGCCCGGCGACCGCGTCGTGATGGCCCGGCCCGGCTACGCCTGCTACCGCAACGTCCTGGCCGCGCTCGGCTGCGAGGTGGTCGAGGTCGACTGCGGCCTCGAGACCCGCTTCCAGCCGACGGTCGAGCTGCTCGACGCGGTCGAGGGGCCGATCGCGGGGCTCGTGATCGCCTCGCCGGCCAACCCGACCGGCACGATGGTGGCGCCCGACGAGCTGGCCGGGATCGCCGCGTGGTGCGAGGCCCGCGGCGTACGCCTGGTGAGCGACGAGATCTACCACGGCATCACCTACGGCGACCCGGCCGATCCGGCCACCGTCGCGACCAGCTCCGCGTGGGAGACCTCGCGCACGGGCGTGGTCTTCGGGTCGTTCAGCAAGTACTTCTCGATGACCGGCTGGCGCCTGGGCTGGATGCTGGTGCCCGAGGACCTGCGCCGGCCCGTCGAGGTGCTGACCGGCAACTTCACGATCTGCCCGCCGGCGCTGAGCCAGCACGCCGCGCTGGCCGCCTTCACCCCCGAGTCGTACGCCGAGCTCGACGGCCACGTCGCGCGCTACGCCGCCAACCGCCGGCTGCTCCTCGACCGGCTGCCGGCCCTCGGCATCGACCGGCTGGCGCCCGCGGACGGCGCGTTCTACGTGTACGCCGACATCGGCCACCTCCTCGAGCGCGACGGCGACTCCTACGCCTGGTGCCTGCGGCTGCTCGCCGAGACCGGTGTGGCCACCGCCCCGGGCCGCGACTTCGACACCCGGCGCGGCGACGAGTTCGTCCGGCTCTCCTTCGCGGGCGGCACCGCCGAGATCGCCGAGGGCCTCGACCGGCTCGCGGCCTGGCTGCCGACCTCGGCCTGA
- a CDS encoding LuxR C-terminal-related transcriptional regulator, producing the protein MRDPRAIDRTSVAVVDNHDALFPGIEGLVSRPGSGLVHVGSFTSVPPVLALDSAPDVVVLDLLLGRQDEKSTSWIPQLTARGSVVVVHTSEERPVELRRAVRAGAAGLALKNDGAASLLEVVRECAAGGFGCTSTLARALITDETLVAQLSPREVETLSGIDDGLTRQQIARRLGIEEGTVRSYVKEVRRKYVELGREVTNASSLVREATRDGYLD; encoded by the coding sequence ATGAGGGATCCACGCGCCATCGACCGCACCAGCGTCGCCGTGGTGGACAACCACGACGCGCTCTTCCCCGGCATCGAGGGACTGGTCAGCCGTCCCGGGTCGGGCCTGGTCCACGTCGGCTCCTTCACCAGCGTGCCGCCCGTGCTGGCGCTGGACTCCGCCCCCGACGTCGTCGTGCTCGACCTGCTGCTCGGGCGCCAGGACGAGAAGTCCACCTCCTGGATCCCGCAGCTGACCGCCCGCGGGTCGGTCGTGGTGGTGCACACCTCGGAGGAGCGCCCGGTGGAGCTGCGCCGCGCCGTGCGCGCCGGCGCCGCCGGCCTGGCCCTGAAGAACGACGGTGCCGCCTCGCTGCTCGAGGTCGTCCGGGAGTGCGCGGCCGGCGGCTTCGGCTGCACCAGCACGCTGGCGCGTGCCCTGATCACCGACGAGACCCTGGTCGCCCAGCTCTCGCCGCGCGAGGTGGAGACGCTCTCGGGCATCGACGACGGCCTCACCCGCCAGCAGATCGCCCGCCGGCTCGGCATCGAGGAGGGGACGGTGCGCTCCTACGTCAAGGAGGTCCGCCGCAAGTACGTCGAGCTCGGCCGCGAGGTCACCAACGCCAGCAGCCTGGTCCGCGAGGCGACCCGCGACGGCTACCTCGACTGA
- a CDS encoding type II toxin-antitoxin system VapB family antitoxin — protein sequence MIFKRVGDGRPYPDHGLAARDWAALPPRPVRLDELVTTKDTLQLAALLDEDSTFFGDLFAHVVEWGDDLYLEDGLHRALRAALHQRHVLHARVHVVPDAS from the coding sequence GTGATCTTCAAGCGCGTCGGCGACGGCCGGCCCTATCCCGACCACGGGCTGGCCGCCCGTGACTGGGCCGCCCTGCCCCCGCGGCCGGTGCGTCTCGACGAGCTCGTCACCACCAAGGACACCCTCCAGCTGGCCGCGCTGCTGGACGAGGACTCCACCTTCTTCGGCGACCTGTTCGCCCACGTCGTCGAGTGGGGCGACGACCTCTACCTCGAGGACGGCCTGCACCGCGCGCTGCGCGCCGCGCTGCACCAGCGCCACGTGCTGCACGCCCGGGTCCACGTCGTGCCGGACGCCTCGTGA